One genomic region from Torulaspora delbrueckii CBS 1146 chromosome 4, complete genome encodes:
- the ATP19 gene encoding F1F0 ATP synthase subunit k (similar to Saccharomyces cerevisiae ATP19 (YOL077W-A); ancestral locus Anc_3.128), with protein sequence MGAGYQILGRHVPSHQLALGTLGLVALIVAPNPFAAKKPKSVDFNAGSKEEEQFIQNYLAKHAEAKEEH encoded by the coding sequence ATGGGTGCTGgatatcaaattttgggTAGACATGTTCCATCTCACCAACTAGCTCTTGGTACTTTGGGTTTAGTTGCTTTGATAGTGGCTCCAAATCCATTCGCTGCTAAGAAACCAAAAAGCGTTGATTTCAACGCTGGTTCCAAGGAAGAGGAACAGTTCATACAAAACTACTTGGCCAAGCATGCTGAGGCTAAAGAAGAGCACTAA
- the AVO1 gene encoding Avo1p (similar to Saccharomyces cerevisiae AVO1 (YOL078W); ancestral locus Anc_3.126): MDTVICINKLRAQFLFDCPEKEQMKRIIKPYIPQPENDISSKDNGTCLDEKVEMLFTTPGGHNILPELESPPISENYMEDYVSTGRLMAKDKHLARSRGHLGGQARENEKVDKVEDRLSPEVDKNDPSPKDSRTVDAHSISSAPLSVQSATDYTSKKDSGASQLSMKGAELEDPKKKNGRKLPFSRIFKGKRDSSDSHQKTPMKAKSDHRKKSSFDMKFDYDDDIEEDDDEDEDEDEEGENLQSQFFQIDSGSSKSSQANGVAEGENHVNRKSSSGSLGFHGASSHANGTSATVANARKSHFPQNMIPRTSLLDGGKNGSLRSDRLIKTNGPEDPVSINGKKDIADVDDYSSDLDSYINEQDLDRLNLDGDLPTNDGDISSQRKSDMLDSADGTEDTRMVLSHNTASDSGSSYGRSLLDSDLDGDDFGKHNSLAIESASLLDDSDIQPDTVSHSIPMTLDEYGIYHGQDDSTLNNVFDKAVMDIKSTKPQLRERRSSGHLIPHSISSRRYSTSSNLGGRIKGHMRSSSATSNESSRLKGDLTKKHGTGNDTRQSKLTLPGICRSGSGHKVSSIHIQKVTDFSKPETGESLLSSLFNRKKHSSNDDLDVLEYFSFVSGNKVPKNEATTLRVYIQASRTYHQEPFEANVRNSATIFEAIGFILYLFSTKFKPDNLDEDGLTQGEIQDPNKFCLKIVDEDGQPFEDDFGKLGRKKTIQTLSDNEVVLCKVGSAEQKRNEEETPLPFDTSGEIIGNNHQNTALNQFSYYKPILGNDTDKEGVDSSKVVEAKVFLHPCNNRKFNYTTVKVLVTSSLNDILVRYCKMKGIDPNEYVLKAPEKMIALNLNDTVMGLDGQYEVEVVSKKDARELKLEKSRPDIGKPNLPTIQSTGLTPLTLEPTSAYLGPQNAEKAAAVPITKESRPTIKTKRLGSKNKLILTTQNSGASNISGSTSNGFFKNKNSSKTSLHGSYYTPDHLTPNGGGISAGGGSTNYQDLFSGAYHKYKVWRRQQMSLMNKHERALALDGDYIYIVPPEKHLHWHENVKTKSIHISQVILVRKSKRVPEYFKLFIQRGQHDIKRYYFEAVSPEECTEIVSRIQNSLVAYKMNHK; encoded by the coding sequence ATGGATACAGTAATATGTATCAACAAGCTGCGGGCTCAGTTCTTGTTCGATTGCCCTGAGAAGGAACAAATGAAGCGAATTATTAAACCCTACATTCCTCAACCAGAGAATGACATTAGTAGCAAGGATAACGGTACCTGCCTCGATGAGAAGGTAGAAATGCTATTCACGACTCCCGGTGGACACAATATACTACCAGAGCTGGAGTCTCCGCCTATTTCTGAGAATTATATGGAAGATTATGTATCCACTGGCCGACTGATGGCGAAAGACAAGCACTTGGCAAGATCAAGAGGGCACCTTGGAGGACAAGCAAGGGAAAATGAGAAAGTCGATAAAGTCGAGGATCGACTTTCTCCCGAAGTTGATAAGAATGATCCATCTCCAAAAGATTCACGCACGGTAGATGCACATTCCATTTCTAGTGCACCTTTATCAGTTCAGAGTGCAACAGATTATACATCGAAAAAGGACAGTGGAGCATCCCAACTCTCCATGAAAGGTGCGGAGCTAGAGGAtcccaagaagaaaaatggtaGAAAGCTACCTTTTTCACGAATATTCAAAGGAAAAAGAGACTCTTCAGATTCACACCAAAAGACGCCTATGAAAGCTAAATCAGATCACAGAAAAAAGTCGAGCTTTGATATGAAATTCGATTACGATGATGACatagaagaagatgatgacgaggacGAGGACGAAGACGAGGAGGGGGAAAATTTACAGTCACAGTTTTTCCAGATTGATTCAGGGTCGAGTAAATCGTCACAGGCTAATGGCGTTGCAGAAGGCGAGAACCATGTTAATCGAAAAAGTAGCAGTGGTAGCCTGGGATTTCATGGGGCTTCAAGTCACGCAAATGGCACTAGCGCGACAGTTGCGAACGCCAGGAAATCTCATTTCCCCCAAAACATGATTCCCAGAACTTCACTGCTGGATGGTGGAAAGAATGGAAGCTTGAGATCCGATCGCTTAATCAAGACAAACGGCCCGGAGGATCCGGTTTCGATCAATGGGAAAAAGGACATCGCTGATGTGGATGACTATAGTTCTGATCTCGATTCCTATATCAATGAACAGGACTTGGATAGGCTAAACTTAGATGGCGATTTGCCGACAAATGATGGCGATATCTCCTCTCAACGCAAGTCTGATATGCTCGACAGCGCAGATGGAACAGAAGACACAAGGATGGTTTTGAGCCATAACACTGCCTCGGATAGTGGCTCTTCCTACGGAAGGTCTTTGCTGGACTCAGATcttgatggtgatgatttTGGAAAGCACAATTCGCTGGCGATTGAGAGCGCGTCCTTACTTGATGATTCTGATATACAGCCAGACACAGTGTCACATTCGATCCCTATGACCTTGGATGAATACGGTATATATCACGGCCAGGACGATTCGACTTTAAACAACGTTTTCGATAAGGCCGTGATGGATATAAAGTCAACCAAGCCACAGCTACGAGAAAGGAGATCATCAGGGCATTTGATACCCCACAGTATATCCAGTAGGCGGTATTCCACCAGCTCTAACTTGGGAGGGAGAATCAAAGGTCATATGcgctcttcttcagccaCTAGTAACGAAAGCAGCAGGCTGAAGGGAGATCTCACTAAAAAACATGGCACCGGGAATGATACAAGGCAAAGTAAGTTGACCTTGCCAGGCATCTGTCGCAGTGGCTCGGGTCATAAAGTTAGTTCCATTCACATTCAAAAAGTTACCGATTTCTCAAAACCGGAAACTGGTGAGTCACTACTCTCATCacttttcaacagaaagaaACATAGTTCCAATGACGATTTAGATGTTTTGGAGTACTTTTCATTCGTATCTGGCAACAAAGTGCCAAAAAACGAGGCAACAACTTTGAGAGTTTATATTCAGGCTTCAAGGACGTATCATCAGGAGCCTTTCGAAGCCAATGTACGAAACTCTGCAACAATATTTGAAGCTATAGGGTTCATTCTATATCTTTTTTCAACTAAATTCAAGCCAGACAACCTCGACGAGGATGGACTAACGCAGGGCGAAATCCAGGATCCAAACAAGTTCTGTCTAAAGATTGTTGACGAGGATGGACAGCCatttgaggatgattttggtaaacttggaagaaagaagacAATTCAAACGCTCTCCGATAACGAGGtagttctttgtaaagtGGGATCAGCTGAGCAGAAGCGCAATGAAGAGGAGACACCTCTCCCATTTGACACCAGCGGCGAAATAATAGGAAATAACCATCAGAATACGGCACTCAACCAGTTTAGCTATTACAAGCCAATCTTAGGCAATGATACGGATAAGGAAGGTGTAGATAGTTCCAAGGTAGTCGAGGCAAAGGTTTTTCTACACCCTTGTAATAACCGAAAGTTCAATTATACCACAGTTAAAGTATTAGTAACCTCCAGTCTAAATGACATTTTGGTTAGATACTGCAAAATGAAGGGCATAGATCCTAACGAGTATGTCTTGAAAGCGCCAGAAAAGATGATAGCTTTGAATCTGAACGATACTGTCATGGGACTCGATGGGCAATATGAGGTGGAAGTGGTTTCCAAGAAGGATGCAAGAGAGTTAAAGTTGGAGAAATCCAGACCGGACATTGGGAAGCCCAACTTGCCGACAATTCAAAGTACGGGATTAACACCACTCACTTTAGAGCCAACATCTGCATACCTTGGACCTCAAAATGCTGAGAAAGCTGCCGCTGTTCCCATTACCAAGGAAAGTAGACCAACCATCAAAACTAAAAGGTTGGGTTCAAAAAACAAGCTGATTTTGACCACCCAAAACTCAGGTGCTAGCAATATCAGTGGAAGTACAAGCaatggatttttcaaaaacaagAACTCATCCAAGACCTCACTTCATGGCTCTTATTATACACCAGACCACTTAACACCCAATGGTGGTGGGATTAGTGCGGGCGGCGGAAGCACCAACTACCAAGATTTGTTTTCTGGAGCCTATCATAAGTATAAGGTTTGGAGAAGGCAACAAATGTCATTAATGAACAAGCATGAGAGGGCACTAGCACTGGATGGGGACTACATCTATATTGTTCCTCCTGAGAAGCATTTGCATTGGCACGAGAATGTGAAAACCAAATCGATCCATATAAGTCAAGTTATTTTGGTTCGCAAGTCAAAGAGAGTGCCGGAGTATTTTAAATTATTCATTCAACGAGGACAGCACGACATTAAAAGGTACTATTTCGAGGCAGTTTCTCCAGAAGAATGTACTGAGATTGTATCTAGGATTCAAAACTCGTTGGTCGCATACAAGATGAATCATAAATAG
- the BRX1 gene encoding ribosome biogenesis protein BRX1 (similar to Saccharomyces cerevisiae BRX1 (YOL077C); ancestral locus Anc_3.129) — MSSIYKALSGKGKNSQSGKKQEPNEKQFMNKQRTLLISSRGVNFRHRHLIQDLYSLLPHSRKEPKLDTKKDLQQLNEIAELYNCNNILFFEARKHQDLYLWLSKPPNGPTIKFYLQNLHTMDELNFTGNCLKGSRPVLSFDHRFDSSPHYQLIKELLVHNFGVPPMARRSKPFIDHAMSFSIVDDKIWVRTYEITHSARNEQEYEDKTEEQGDVSLVEIGPRFVMTVILILEGSFGGPKIYENKQYVSPNVVRAQLKQQSADAAKDRAEAAVLRKIKRRENVLAADPLSNEALFKD; from the coding sequence ATGTCTTCAATTTACAAAGCGTTGTCTGGTAAGGGCAAAAATTCACAATCGGGCAAGAAACAAGAACCTAATGAGAAGCAGTTTATGAACAAACAACGTACTTTGCTAATATCTAGTAGAGGTGTTAACTTCAGACATCGTCATTTGATTCAGGATCTGTACTCTTTATTGCCTCATTCAAGGAAAGAACCAAAGTTGGACACTAAGAAAGATTTACAGCAATTAAATGAGATCGCAGAACTTTACAACTGTAATAACATTCTGTTCTTCGAAGCCAGGAAACATCAGGATCTGTATCTGTGGCTATCCAAGCCACCTAATGGTCCAACGATCAAATTCTATTTGCAGAATTTGCACACTATGGATGAACTAAACTTTACTGGTAACTGCCTTAAGGGTTCCCGTCCCGTACTATCTTTCGATCACAGGTTCGACAGCTCTCCTCACTACcaactcatcaaagagcTACTAGTGCATAATTTTGGTGTTCCACCAATGGCCAGAAGGTCCAAGCCCTTCATCGACCATGCCATGTCCTTCAGTATCGTGGACGATAAGATCTGGGTGAGAACTTATGAAATTACCCACTCTGCAAGGAATGAACAGGAATATGAGGACAAGACGGAAGAGCAAGGTGATGTTTCGTTAGTCGAAATTGGCCCCAGATTCGTTATGACCGTTATTCTAATTCTTGAAGGCTCCTTTGGTGGACCCAAGATTTACGAAAACAAACAATACGTCTCGCCAAACGTCGTAAGAGCCCAATTGAAACAACAGTCTGCTGATGCTGCTAAGGATAGAGCAGAAGCTGCCGTCctgagaaagatcaaaaggAGAGAAAATGTTCTTGCCGCTGATCCGTTGTCAAACGAAGCATTATTCAAAGATTAA
- the REX4 gene encoding putative 3'-5' exonuclease (similar to Saccharomyces cerevisiae REX4 (YOL080C); ancestral locus Anc_3.125) — translation MVLSSNWLELQNGKELGANKAKKGSKAVKIKKDENRHKKAVRSERKGSKIMNMVYTMSKEIQKAEEDKRTGKKFEFKKETVAEVPSADFIEKPKLVNSEKAKAIGKYLAIDCEFVGVGPEGKENALARVSLVNYYGHVILDEFVKPREKVTDWRTWVSGVKPEHMKQAVSFKQVQQDVSRMLEGKILVGHSVKHDLESLLISHPKPMIRDTSRHLPFRQNFAKGKTPSLKKLAKEVLKLEIQGAEHSSLEDARITMMLYKAEKKEFEKLHKATFGFPTSGR, via the coding sequence ATGGTGCTGTCGTCCAACTGGTTGGAGCTTCAAAATGGAAAGGAATTAGGTGCCAACAAGGCCAAGAAAGGCTCGAAAGCGGTAAAgataaagaaagatgagAATCGTCATAAAAAAGCAGTTAGATCTGAACGTAAAGGCAGCAAGATCATGAATATGGTTTACACTATGAGCAAGGAAATTCAGAAAGCAGAAGAGGATAAGAGAACAGGtaaaaagtttgaatttaagaaagaaactgttGCAGAAGTACCTAGCGCTGACTTTATCGAAAAGCCTAAACTAGTTAATAGTGAAAAGGCCAAAGCTATTGGCAAATACTTGGCTATTGATTGTGAATTTGTCGGTGTGGGGCCTGAGGGTAAAGAGAACGCACTTGCGAGAGTCTCCTTGGTGAATTACTACGGACATGTTATTCTGGATGAGTTTGTCAAACCTCGAGAGAAGGTCACAGATTGGAGAACCTGGGTCAGTGGTGTCAAGCCTGAGCATATGAAACAAGCTGTGTCGTTCAAGCAAGTCCAACAAGATGTCTCTAGGATGCTCGAAGGGAAAATTTTGGTAGGGCATTCGGTCAAGCATGATCTGGAGTCATTACTGATATCGCATCCAAAACCCATGATCAGAGATACTTCAAGACACCTTCCATTTAGGCagaattttgcaaaaggtAAAACGCCtagtttgaagaaactagCCAAGGAAGTCTTGAAGTTGGAAATTCAGGGAGCAGAGCATTCGTCACTGGAAGATGCAAGAATTACAATGATGCTGTACAAagctgagaagaaagaatttgagaaattgcaTAAAGCTACTTTTGGATTCCCTACGTCTGGACGGTAA
- the PAC10 gene encoding tubulin-binding prefolding complex subunit PAC10 (similar to Saccharomyces cerevisiae PAC10 (YGR078C); ancestral locus Anc_3.134), with amino-acid sequence MDTLFNSTKTNPRGIPEAPFVEKVEEFIKDPNDFDLCFSKFQERLSKYKFMQESKSSNISQLKIRIPDLENSLKICRTLKSKDEPVETSYQLNDTLFTKAQVETGEDLQIGLWLGADVMLEYPVSEAIELLTEKLADAKENLRISTEDMEFLRENITTMEVNCARLYNWDVERRQALKQAEQGTEKLKI; translated from the coding sequence ATGGATACCCTTTTCAACTCCACAAAGACGAATCCTAGAGGAATTCCGGAAGCCCCATTTGTAGAGAAAGTGGAAGAATTTATTAAGGACCCTAATGACTTCGACCTATGTTTCAGTAAGTTTCAAGAACGATTGTCCAAGTACAAGTTTATGCAAGAGTCCAAATCGAGCAATATAAGCCAGTTAAAGATAAGAATTCCCGACTTGGAAAATAGTCTAAAGATATGTCGTACTCTCAAGTCAAAGGATGAACCGGTTGAGACCAGctatcaattgaacgatACCCTATTCACAAAAGCCCAGGTTGAGACTGGTGAAGACCTGCAGATTGGGCTATGGCTTGGGGCAGATGTGATGTTGGAGTACCCAGTAAGCGAAGCCATCGAACTAttgactgaaaaattggcaGACGCAAAGGAAAATCTGAGAATCTCTACGGAAGACATGGAGTTTCTGAGAGAGAATATTACTACTATGGAGGTTAACTGCGCAAGATTGTATAATTGGGATGTAGAGAGGAGGCAGGCCTTAAAAC
- the TDEL0D04920 gene encoding uncharacterized protein (similar to Saccharomyces cerevisiae YBR138C; ancestral locus Anc_3.131), whose translation MDNLSHSRILEPIDPNSLSLISSSSGSNLCSSIQDGTLGSPFGMTEMPPVVESEGVSTVKWQYDRKEFEFDCNSTPSKTANPQHQKILHVRKRRSQLMGAKPRIPSKLYQSSSKLDLLDEKILTSFPIPPPLDVGGGHNVKKVKLNPINEIRIHNDKENRRISYGVPQKLARHREEDEMDEHQMVLVEDYIPFDEGMEKNMAKKKVSISNLRTKMSKRSDINVPLRFKNLSRQDGSKTPSSSLTLVSHIMDENFLHEHSACSLDNDTQTLQSKDDEKISQSFQQILQDLIKSETTEENDRYLSGLRINSKLKKCVVCEKPLYEISSLISEGDNFKEIVCGKCTARYEEAAKIFENYEFESSGESSNDTTTSSMGSPVDRSHLEDLDMGSSNNWKPLKNNFSDELIKRLKLQSGLSTLERKERRQEHLDCGTILWFMEAKKRITRFLTNQYKADSRHISS comes from the coding sequence ATGGATAATCTCTCgcattcaagaattctCGAGCCCATTGATCCTAATTCCCTTTCcctcatctcatcttcttctggatcCAATCTTTGCAGCAGTATTCAAGATGGTACCTTGGGCTCTCCATTTGGTATGACAGAAATGCCTCCGGTTGTGGAAAGCGAAGGAGTTTCGACCGTTAAATGGCAGTACGACCGTAAAGAGTTTGAATTCGATTGTAACAGTACTCCATCCAAGACTGCCAATCCACAACATCAGAAAATACTTCATGTGAGGAAAAGACGCTCCCAATTAATGGGGGCCAAACCGAgaattccttcaaaactttATCAATCATCGTCTAAGCTGGACTTACTAGATGAGAAAATATTGACCAGTTTTCCTATACCACCACCACTAGACGTTGGTGGTGGACATAATGTCAAGAAGGTGAAACTGAACCCAATCAATGAAATACGCATACACAACGACAAGGAGAATAGACGCATAAGCTATGGGGTACCCCAGAAGCTAGCAAGACACCGGGAAGAAGACGAAATGGATGAGCATCAAATGGTACTAGTAGAAGATTATATCCCTTTTGATGAGGGAATGGAGAAAAATATGgctaagaagaaagtgtCAATATCAAACTTGAGAACCAAGATGAGCAAAAGAAGTGACATTAATGTCCCATTGAGGTTTAAAAATCTATCGAGACAGGATGGCTCCAAAacaccatcttcatcattgacATTAGTTTCACATATAATGGATGAGAATTTTTTGCATGAACACTCAGCATGTAGCCTGGATAATGACACTCAGACACTTCAAAGcaaggatgatgaaaaaatatcTCAGTCATTCCAACAGATACTACAGGACTTAATCAAATCCGAAACGACAGAGGAGAATGATAGGTACCTGTCTGGACTGCGAATAAACTCCAAGTTAAAGAAATGCGTGGTATGTGAAAAGCCATTATATGAGATAAGTTCTTTAATTTCAGAAGGTGATAATTTTAAAGAGATTGTATGCGGGAAATGTACTGCGAGGTATGAAGAAGCCGCcaagatttttgagaacTACGAATTTGAATCGTCTGGTGAATCCTCTAATGATACAACAACAAGCAGTATGGGTAGCCCCGTCGACCGTTCTCATTTGGAAGATCTCGACATGGGTTCATCGAATAATTGGAAACCACTCAAGAATAATTTTtctgatgaattgattaAGAGGCTAAAACTGCAATCAGGTCTTTCTACTTTGGAAAGAAAGGAAAGACGACAGGAGCATCTAGATTGTGGCACAATTCTTTGGTTTATGGAGGCCAAGAAAAGAATAACGCGGTTTCTGACCAACCAGTATAAGGCCGATTCCAGGCACATAAGTTCTTGA
- the TDEL0D04910 gene encoding uncharacterized protein (similar to Saccharomyces cerevisiae YBR137W; ancestral locus Anc_3.132) yields the protein MSDIQIDQKLLGRLSSRKASLEELEALEGKCGLDNFYYEDAHELGSFVRKAAKQLFPERCVVIDVSSATGHSLFRSVTYRGSNLDNEYWIQRKRKTALRFGRSTFYMGNKMGNKKPEEKFFVDSKEYAFHGGAVPIYLKSADYPIGCLTVSGLKQEEDHLLAVTCLTKFADQRLQQDLELD from the coding sequence ATGTCTGATattcaaattgatcagaAATTGCTCGGTAGATTGTCATCCAGGAAAGCTTCccttgaagagttggaagCCCTCGAGGGTAAATGTGGGCTGGATAATTTTTATTACGAAGATGCACATGAATTAGGCTCATTTGTTAGAAAGGCTGCTAAACAGTTATTCCCTGAAAGATGTGTGGTCATTGATGTCTCTTCAGCTACTGGACACTCTCTTTTCCGCAGTGTCACCTATCGCGGTAGTAATTTAGATAATGAATACTGGAtccagaggaagagaaagacTGCGTTGAGATTTGGTCGTTCTACTTTCTACATGGGTAACAAGATGGGTAATAAAAAGCCTGAAGAGAAATTTTTTGTTGACTCCAAGGAGTATGCCTTCCATGGTGGGGCTGTGCCTATCTACTTAAAATCTGCTGATTATCCGATTGGATGTCTCACGGTCAGTGGTCTTaaacaagaggaagatcATCTGCTTGCTGTTACTTgtttgaccaaatttgCCGACCAAAGGCTTCAGCAAGATCTGGAATTGGACTAG
- the MDM20 gene encoding Mdm20p (similar to Saccharomyces cerevisiae MDM20 (YOL076W); ancestral locus Anc_3.130): protein MSDRIDEEIHGLIKIGNFKACIEKVESLKKQLPKSSYLRVLEIYVKYKQSPGKFNYEASLGKFYGINGTEVTSDTRALNLLHKLFIELEKYDEALHVYERANFKYSGFEVALQWFEKALDDSNYKQMTKACRQLAKTGWNGGEGLTSRDYYFWYSLSIVSLFKFQSQRVTEQEKKLLPQLAYRSLCDLKPFRSAQEVYVFCTVCEELFEKDEKSHEIVQEVLPQLEGAVDLHLKNFLVRNFKKDDHQMTFEVYGKLLQSIDDFELILLFIRAGKSLAKKKKDILQDIESLVGDSRNSRLAHLEVDSVLDNEISDEALDFYLQKYHNKPCCAVDLNRYRDLLDDNKLKNAFGKFEAVDVLHDTNLFKLGISELSPVEGYNKHQKSLNDKPVTDYSTCSVYILKLVNDLILDPSMEKVLLALSILENYRKYDPHNYDTSVWVIALYIHLGCIPLAYEHYLQLKIKSVQIDTTDFLMYSHFPTLFPSKPHDFIQRVQENFQKFCNSSVDRLSQFIQIGLERKSYSKILGMLEFRDRLERSTMRWLLFSENIQLARLCNDKRGEQLQNMHKAWRKLEMTGSQGFSDNRDWEIFSRGMQKDNLPAVLQYLNLNDKSVALKCIREFMIELIPSRQTDQKLDAYLEELVNPNGLQTSLNNSLDPSDAWSFEVFYDLYKNDGANMQSLLEKIDIKNQESSTWRLSHEYLTRLHTLKTLDSFKRVKDTALKRLIKNKTNQLRENCDDLYSDYMKQLTNACEKLNKGQNAQLLKSLTYVPLNSADLKNSLLTVQKTVRNL from the coding sequence ATGTCGGACCGAATTGATGAGGAAATTCATGGCCTTATCAAGATAggaaatttcaaagcatGTATTGAGAAGGTAGAAtcgctgaagaagcaacTTCCCAAGTCTTCTTATTTGAGAGTTCTAGAAATATATGTGAAGTATAAGCAATCGCCGGGCAAATTTAATTATGAAGCTTCTTTGGGTAAGTTTTATGGTATTAATGGCACTGAAGTGACAAGCGATACAAGGGCATTAAACTTGTTGcataaactcttcatcgagTTGGAGAAGTACGACGAAGCTTTACATGTTTATGAAAGAGCTAATTTTAAATACTCAGGGTTTGAAGTGGCATTACAGTGGTTTGAAAAGGCACTGGATGACAGTAATTATAAACAAATGACCAAGGCATGCCGTCAGCTGGCAAAGACTGGATGGAATGGTGGTGAAGGACTAACATCGCGCGATTACTATTTTTGGTACTCATTGTCCATTGTAAGCCTgttcaaatttcaaagtcagAGGGTTACGgagcaagagaagaaattactCCCTCAATTGGCCTATAGATCACTATGCGACTTGAAACCGTTCCGCTCAGCTCAAGAGGTGTACGTTTTCTGTACTGTTTGTGAAGAGTTGtttgaaaaggatgaaaaATCCCATGAGATTGTTCAGGAAGTTCTACCTCAATTGGAGGGTGCAGTGGATCTtcacttgaagaatttccTGGTgagaaacttcaagaaagatgatcaCCAAATGACTTTTGAGGTCTACGGTaagcttttgcaaagtattGACGATTTTGAACTGATCCTTCTCTTTATTCGTGCAGGAAAGAGCTTGGCCAAGAAAAAGAAGGATATACTTCAGGATATTGAGTCTCTTGTCGGTGATTCTAGAAATTCCAGATTAGCACACTTGGAAGTAGACTCTGTCTTGGACAACGAGATTTCTGATGAGGCCCTCGACTTTTAccttcaaaaatatcacaACAAACCATGTTGTGCCGTGGATCTGAACCGATACAGAGATTTGCTTGATGACAATAAGTTGAAAAACGCATTTGGTAAATTTGAAGCTGTAGATGTCCTGCATGATACTAACCTTTTCAAACTAGGCATCTCAGAATTGTCACCGGTGGAAGGGTACAATAAGCATCAGAAGTCGCTCAATGATAAACCAGTGACAGATTATTCAACATGTTCGGTTTATATCCTGAAATTAGTAAATGACTTGATTTTGGATCCCTCCATGGAAAAAGTGCTGCTTGCATTGAGCATCCTAGAAAACTACAGAAAATATGATCCTCATAACTACGATACTTCAGTGTGGGTAATTGCGTTGTACATTCATCTTGGATGTATCCCTCTGGCATACGAACACTACctgcaattgaagattaaGAGTGTACAGATTGATACCACAGATTTCCTGATGTACTCCCATTTTCCCACTTTATTTCCATCAAAGCCTCACGACTTCATCCAAAGGGTTCAGGAGAACTTCCAGAAAttttgtaattcttcagTCGATAGATTGTCACAGTTTATTCAAATTGGCCTAGAAAGGAAATCATATAGCAAGATTTTGGGTATGTTGGAATTCAGAGATAGACTAGAGAGATCTACTATGAGGTGGCTGTTGTTTTCCGAAAATATCCAATTGGCAAGATTGTGTAACGACAAGCGTGGTGAGCAGCTACAAAACATGCATAAAGCATGGAGAAAATTGGAGATGACAGGGTCTCAAGGGTTTTCTGATAACAGAGACTGGGAAATTTTTTCTAGAGGTATGCAAAAAGATAATTTACCAGCGGTTCTTCAGTACTTGAATCTTAATGATAAGAGTGTTGCTTTAAAGTGCATTAGAGAGTTTATGATTGAACTAATTCCATCAAGACAGACTGACCAAAAACTTGATGCATACTTAGAGGAGCTCGTAAATCCTAACGGACTTCAGACTTCTTTAAACAATTCCCTCGATCCGTCAGATGCATGGTCATTTGAAGTTTTTTATGACCTATACAAGAATGATGGGGCTAATATGCAGTCGTTGCTAGAGAAAATAGACATCAAAAACCAAGAATCCAGCACATGGCGGTTATCGCATGAGTATTTGACGAGACTCCACACGTTGAAGACCTTAGATTCGTTTAAGAGAGTCAAGGATACAGCATTGAAGCGTCTCATAAAGAACAAGACCAACCAGCTGAGAGAGAATTGCGATGATCTTTATTCCGACTACATGAAACAATTAACGAACGCCtgtgagaaattgaacaaaggACAAAATGCTCAATTACTCAAGTCACTCACCTACGTGCCATTAAATTCCGccgatttgaaaaattcgcTACTCACAGTCCAAAAGACTGTCAGAAACTTATAG